One region of Drosophila kikkawai strain 14028-0561.14 chromosome 2R, DkikHiC1v2, whole genome shotgun sequence genomic DNA includes:
- the eIF3j gene encoding eukaryotic translation initiation factor 3 subunit J yields MADDWESAADSEVVIRPNAVNSVNKWEGEDDDEDVKESWEDEEEKKDEEKPTKTEPPAKPKPSKALKAKLEEQARLAEEEEEKRLASMTAEEKMAEKLRLQKIQEESDFKHALDAFGVTSTSTGGLDAFNPESKEEFKEFGATLSWKVGQYRESPHFPQFIEDLVRGLCVNLSAADIKKVKMSVEVLHSEKLKLEKANKKPAAKGKGKATLRTENDDIDGYQKYGNDFTDDYDDFM; encoded by the exons ATGGCCGACGACTGGG AATCCGCTGCGGACAGCGAAGTGGTCATCCGCCCGAATGCCGTTAACAGTGTTAACAAGTGGGAGGGagaggacgacgacgaggatgtTAAG GAGAGCtgggaggatgaggaggagaagaaggaCGAGGAGAAGCCCACGAAAACAGAACCTCCAGCCAAGCCCAAGCCGAGTAAGGCGCTGAAAGCCAAGTTAGAGGAGCAGGCG CGACtcgcggaggaggaggaggagaaacgATTGGCCAGCATGACCGCCGAGGAGAAAATGGCCGAGAAGCTGAGGCTGCAAAAGATCCAGGAGGAGTCGGACTTCAAGCACGCCCTGGACGCCTTCGGCGTGACGAGTACGAGTACTGGCGGCCTGGACGCCTTCAATCCGGAAAGCAAAGAGGAGTTCAAGGAGTTCGGTGCCACGCTCAGCTGGAAGGTCGGCCAGTACCGCGAGTCGCCCCATTTCCCGCAATTCATCGAGGATCTGGTGCGGGGGTTATGCGTGAATC TGAGCGCCGCTGACATCAAGAAGGTCAAGATGAGCGTGGAGGTTTTGCACTCTGAGAAGCTCAAGCTGGAGAAGGCGAACAAGAAGCCCGCCGCCAAGGGCAAGGGAAAGGCCACGCTTCGCACCGAGAACGAC GACATTGACGGCTACCAAAAATACGGCAATGACTTCACCGACGACTACGACGACTTCATGTGA
- the LOC108078333 gene encoding prenylated Rab acceptor protein 1 isoform X2, producing the protein MAQPGGNVSGNMQPPQQSGSPRFSLDMQGLSNLPSPMEVAQTVRNALRPWTVFFNINNFKTAVSMQRLNNRVTRNLNYFQANYIFIFFVLMIYCLITAPLILLVMVAAAFGCHKLRVRNSNIVIGSYQLTPYQQIIALNLATAPILFMVGAGAVLFWTLGASCFVVALHAIFYNIDSIVTEENEGFLAEVV; encoded by the exons ATGGCTCAGCCCGGTGGAAATGTATCCGGCAACATGCAGCCGCCTCAGCAGTCGGGCTCCCCCAGGTTCTCGTTAGACATGCAGGG CCTGAGCAATCTGCCCTCGCCCATGGAAGTGGCCCAGACGGTGCGCAACGCTTTGCGTCCATGGACGGTCTTCTTTAACATCAACAACTTTAAGACTGCCGTCAGCATGCAGCGACTGAACAACCGCGTCACGCGCAACCTCAACTACTTTCAGGCCAATTACATCTTCATATTTTTCGTGCTGATGATCTATTGCCT CATCACAGCGCCTCTCATACTGTTGGTCATGGTGGCCGCCGCTTTTGGCTGCCACAAGCTACGCGTGCGCAACTCCAACATCGTCATAGGGAGCTACCAACTAACGCCGTACCAGCAGATAATCGCCCTCAATCTGGCCACCGCTCCCATCCTGTTTATGGTGGGTGCCGGGGCGGTTCTATTCTGGACGCTGGGTGCCTCCTGCTTCGTGGTCGCCTTGCACGCCATCTTCTACAACATTGATTCAATTGTGACGGAGGAGAACGAGGGATTCCTCGCCGAGGTTGTCTGA
- the LOC108078333 gene encoding prenylated Rab acceptor protein 1 isoform X1 — MAQPGGNVSGNMQPPQQSGSPRFSLDMQGSLSNLPSPMEVAQTVRNALRPWTVFFNINNFKTAVSMQRLNNRVTRNLNYFQANYIFIFFVLMIYCLITAPLILLVMVAAAFGCHKLRVRNSNIVIGSYQLTPYQQIIALNLATAPILFMVGAGAVLFWTLGASCFVVALHAIFYNIDSIVTEENEGFLAEVV, encoded by the exons ATGGCTCAGCCCGGTGGAAATGTATCCGGCAACATGCAGCCGCCTCAGCAGTCGGGCTCCCCCAGGTTCTCGTTAGACATGCAGGG CAGCCTGAGCAATCTGCCCTCGCCCATGGAAGTGGCCCAGACGGTGCGCAACGCTTTGCGTCCATGGACGGTCTTCTTTAACATCAACAACTTTAAGACTGCCGTCAGCATGCAGCGACTGAACAACCGCGTCACGCGCAACCTCAACTACTTTCAGGCCAATTACATCTTCATATTTTTCGTGCTGATGATCTATTGCCT CATCACAGCGCCTCTCATACTGTTGGTCATGGTGGCCGCCGCTTTTGGCTGCCACAAGCTACGCGTGCGCAACTCCAACATCGTCATAGGGAGCTACCAACTAACGCCGTACCAGCAGATAATCGCCCTCAATCTGGCCACCGCTCCCATCCTGTTTATGGTGGGTGCCGGGGCGGTTCTATTCTGGACGCTGGGTGCCTCCTGCTTCGTGGTCGCCTTGCACGCCATCTTCTACAACATTGATTCAATTGTGACGGAGGAGAACGAGGGATTCCTCGCCGAGGTTGTCTGA
- the Pal1 gene encoding peptidyl-alpha-hydroxyglycine alpha-amidating lyase 1 isoform X1 — protein sequence MHSTENAKYLGSRSSLPICCLLLLLLAVVLQPAASQTQSSQRYLQNVDINNANNERLQQILKGSGAGAAPAQIWPQPPLKAIPDVKTELAKLNSTYTYQNDWPANNVKLGAVTAVSFDKAGNVVIFHRVNRVWGQQTFDNRNVYQEQYLGPIRESTILALEPATGAMKYDWGKNFFYMPHGLTVDPEDNVWVTDVAMHQVFKFPPRGGDGKPLLTLGTAFKPGSGKKFCKPTSVAVLDNGDFFVADGYCNARILKYSRAGELITSWGQNSFSGVSYDVAPQNYFAIPHALTLVPELELLCAADRENGRVQCFFSRNGTFHSQYHSQLIGDRLFSMAYTPASGGQLVIVNGPTAELGIHPEHYNEVHGFVLSMRSKQLVSKFGPNNLEFHNPHDVAVTTDGNEIYVAELAPMRIHKFVHRSLTKPLSLSATKDTSNIGTGKAGQENAAPGQTVHHPSGKAILVASLMLLFAGSTFALALLFARRRKRGCLPFGSRSRRHAWEKSDGFKLGGLLDRDRNGFEKLDQQASDEEQDTTTTLASAQYA from the exons ATGCATTCCACCGAAAACGCCAAATACCTGGGCAGCCGCAGCTCCCTGCCAATCTGttgcctgctcctcctcctcctcgccgtCGTCCTGCAGCCAGCAGCGTCTCAG ACTCAAAGTTCGCAGCGTTATCTGCAGAATGTGGACATCAACAATGCCAATAACGAGCGATTGCAGCAGATTCTCAAGGGTTCGGGAGCAGGAGCGGCACCCGCGCAGATTTGGCCACAGCCGCCCCTAAAGGCGATACCCGATGTCAAGACTGAGCTGGCCAAACTGAATAGTA CTTATACATACCAGAATGACTGGCCGGCGAACAATGTGAAGCTGGGTGCCGTCACGGCCGTTAGTTTCGACAAGGCCGGTAACGTGGTGATCTTTCATCGCGTAAACCGCGTATGGGGGCAGCAGACCTTCGACAACAGGAACGTCTACCAGGAGCAGTACCTCGGACCCATCAGGGAGAGCACAATTCTGGCGCTGGAGCCCGCGACAGGAGCGATGAAATACGATTGGGGCAAGAACTT CTTCTACATGCCGCACGGCCTAACCGTGGATCCCGAGGACAACGTCTGGGTGACGGATGTGGCCATGCATCAAGTCTTCAAGTTTCCGCCCCGCGGAGGCGATGGAAAACCGCTGCTCACGCTTGGCACGGCCTTCAAACCCGGTTCCGGCAAGAAGTTCTGCAAGCCCACGTCTGTGGCGGTGCTGGACAATGGGGACTTCTTTGTGGCGGACGGATACTGCAACGCTCGCATCCTCAAGTACTCGCGTGCGGGTGAACTGATTACCTCTTGGGGTCAGAACTCCTTCTCGGGCGTCTCGTACGACGTGGCGCCTCAGAATTACTTTGCTATCCCCCACGCCCTGACCCTTGTTCCAGAGTTGGAGCTGCTCTGTGCAGCGGACCGCGAGAATGGGAGGGTGCAGTGCTTTTTCTCCAGAAACGGCACCTTCCATTCGCAGTACCACAGCCAGCTGATAGGCGATCGCCTGTTCAGCATGGCCTACACCCCGGCATCGG GTGGCCAGCTGGTCATAGTAAACGGACCCACCGCCGAGCTGGGCATCCATCCGGAGCACTATAATGAGGTGCACGGCTTTGTACTGAGCATGCGCAGCAAGCAGCTGGTCTCCAAGTTCGGGCCCAACAATCTCGAGTTCCATAATCCGCACGACGTGGCCGTCACCACCGATGGCAATGAGATCTACGTGGCCGAGCTGGCTCCCATGCGCATTCACAAGTTTGTGCACAGATCGCTGACGAAACCGTTGTCTCTGTCGGCCACAAAGGACACCAGTAACATCGGGACCGGCAAAGCTGGTCAGGAGAATGCGGCGCCGGGACAGACGGTACATCATCCCAGCGGTAAGGCCATACTGGTGGCCTCACTCATGCTGTTGTTCGCCGGCTCCACCTTTGCTCTGGCTCTGCTCTTCGCCCGTCGGCGGAAACGAG GTTGCCTGCCATTTGGGTCTCGGAGCCGTCGGCATGCGTGGGAAAAGAGCGATGGCTTCAAGCTGGGCGGCCTGCTTGATCGGGATCGGAACGGATTCGAGAAGCTGGACCAGCAGGCCAGCGACGAGGAGCAGGacacgacgacgacgctgGCGAGCGCCCAGTATGCCTAG
- the Pal1 gene encoding peptidyl-alpha-hydroxyglycine alpha-amidating lyase 1 isoform X3, producing the protein MHSTENAKYLGSRSSLPICCLLLLLLAVVLQPAASQTQSSQRYLQNVDINNANNERLQQILKGSGAGAAPAQIWPQPPLKAIPDVKTELAKLNSTYTYQNDWPANNVKLGAVTAVSFDKAGNVVIFHRVNRVWGQQTFDNRNVYQEQYLGPIRESTILALEPATGAMKYDWGKNFFYMPHGLTVDPEDNVWVTDVAMHQVFKFPPRGGDGKPLLTLGTAFKPGSGKKFCKPTSVAVLDNGDFFVADGYCNARILKYSRAGELITSWGQNSFSGVSYDVAPQNYFAIPHALTLVPELELLCAADRENGRVQCFFSRNGTFHSQYHSQLIGDRLFSMAYTPASGGQLVIVNGPTAELGIHPEHYNEVHGFVLSMRSKQLVSKFGPNNLEFHNPHDVAVTTDGNEIYVAELAPMRIHKFVHRSLTKPLSLSATKDTSNIGTGKAGQENAAPGQTVHHPSGKAILVASLMLLFAGSTFALALLFARRRKRGNPAISAAPASDLVYRKLTASNQSCLPFGSRSRRHAWEKSDGFKLGGLLDRDRNGFEKLDQQASDEEQDTTTTLASAQYA; encoded by the exons ATGCATTCCACCGAAAACGCCAAATACCTGGGCAGCCGCAGCTCCCTGCCAATCTGttgcctgctcctcctcctcctcgccgtCGTCCTGCAGCCAGCAGCGTCTCAG ACTCAAAGTTCGCAGCGTTATCTGCAGAATGTGGACATCAACAATGCCAATAACGAGCGATTGCAGCAGATTCTCAAGGGTTCGGGAGCAGGAGCGGCACCCGCGCAGATTTGGCCACAGCCGCCCCTAAAGGCGATACCCGATGTCAAGACTGAGCTGGCCAAACTGAATAGTA CTTATACATACCAGAATGACTGGCCGGCGAACAATGTGAAGCTGGGTGCCGTCACGGCCGTTAGTTTCGACAAGGCCGGTAACGTGGTGATCTTTCATCGCGTAAACCGCGTATGGGGGCAGCAGACCTTCGACAACAGGAACGTCTACCAGGAGCAGTACCTCGGACCCATCAGGGAGAGCACAATTCTGGCGCTGGAGCCCGCGACAGGAGCGATGAAATACGATTGGGGCAAGAACTT CTTCTACATGCCGCACGGCCTAACCGTGGATCCCGAGGACAACGTCTGGGTGACGGATGTGGCCATGCATCAAGTCTTCAAGTTTCCGCCCCGCGGAGGCGATGGAAAACCGCTGCTCACGCTTGGCACGGCCTTCAAACCCGGTTCCGGCAAGAAGTTCTGCAAGCCCACGTCTGTGGCGGTGCTGGACAATGGGGACTTCTTTGTGGCGGACGGATACTGCAACGCTCGCATCCTCAAGTACTCGCGTGCGGGTGAACTGATTACCTCTTGGGGTCAGAACTCCTTCTCGGGCGTCTCGTACGACGTGGCGCCTCAGAATTACTTTGCTATCCCCCACGCCCTGACCCTTGTTCCAGAGTTGGAGCTGCTCTGTGCAGCGGACCGCGAGAATGGGAGGGTGCAGTGCTTTTTCTCCAGAAACGGCACCTTCCATTCGCAGTACCACAGCCAGCTGATAGGCGATCGCCTGTTCAGCATGGCCTACACCCCGGCATCGG GTGGCCAGCTGGTCATAGTAAACGGACCCACCGCCGAGCTGGGCATCCATCCGGAGCACTATAATGAGGTGCACGGCTTTGTACTGAGCATGCGCAGCAAGCAGCTGGTCTCCAAGTTCGGGCCCAACAATCTCGAGTTCCATAATCCGCACGACGTGGCCGTCACCACCGATGGCAATGAGATCTACGTGGCCGAGCTGGCTCCCATGCGCATTCACAAGTTTGTGCACAGATCGCTGACGAAACCGTTGTCTCTGTCGGCCACAAAGGACACCAGTAACATCGGGACCGGCAAAGCTGGTCAGGAGAATGCGGCGCCGGGACAGACGGTACATCATCCCAGCGGTAAGGCCATACTGGTGGCCTCACTCATGCTGTTGTTCGCCGGCTCCACCTTTGCTCTGGCTCTGCTCTTCGCCCGTCGGCGGAAACGAGGTAACCCAGCGATCAGCGCCGCTCCGGCCAGCGACCTGGTCTACCGCAAGTTGACCGCATCCAACCAGA GTTGCCTGCCATTTGGGTCTCGGAGCCGTCGGCATGCGTGGGAAAAGAGCGATGGCTTCAAGCTGGGCGGCCTGCTTGATCGGGATCGGAACGGATTCGAGAAGCTGGACCAGCAGGCCAGCGACGAGGAGCAGGacacgacgacgacgctgGCGAGCGCCCAGTATGCCTAG
- the Pal1 gene encoding peptidyl-alpha-hydroxyglycine alpha-amidating lyase 1 isoform X2 encodes MHSTENAKYLGSRSSLPICCLLLLLLAVVLQPAASQTQSSQRYLQNVDINNANNERLQQILKGSGAGAAPAQIWPQPPLKAIPDVKTELAKLNSTYTYQNDWPANNVKLGAVTAVSFDKAGNVVIFHRVNRVWGQQTFDNRNVYQEQYLGPIRESTILALEPATGAMKYDWGKNFFYMPHGLTVDPEDNVWVTDVAMHQVFKFPPRGGDGKPLLTLGTAFKPGSGKKFCKPTSVAVLDNGDFFVADGYCNARILKYSRAGELITSWGQNSFSGVSYDVAPQNYFAIPHALTLVPELELLCAADRENGRVQCFFSRNGTFHSQYHSQLIGDRLFSMAYTPASGGQLVIVNGPTAELGIHPEHYNEVHGFVLSMRSKQLVSKFGPNNLEFHNPHDVAVTTDGNEIYVAELAPMRIHKFVHRSLTKPLSLSATKDTSNIGTGKAGQENAAPGQTVHHPSGKAILVASLMLLFAGSTFALALLFARRRKRVHARSQIFA; translated from the exons ATGCATTCCACCGAAAACGCCAAATACCTGGGCAGCCGCAGCTCCCTGCCAATCTGttgcctgctcctcctcctcctcgccgtCGTCCTGCAGCCAGCAGCGTCTCAG ACTCAAAGTTCGCAGCGTTATCTGCAGAATGTGGACATCAACAATGCCAATAACGAGCGATTGCAGCAGATTCTCAAGGGTTCGGGAGCAGGAGCGGCACCCGCGCAGATTTGGCCACAGCCGCCCCTAAAGGCGATACCCGATGTCAAGACTGAGCTGGCCAAACTGAATAGTA CTTATACATACCAGAATGACTGGCCGGCGAACAATGTGAAGCTGGGTGCCGTCACGGCCGTTAGTTTCGACAAGGCCGGTAACGTGGTGATCTTTCATCGCGTAAACCGCGTATGGGGGCAGCAGACCTTCGACAACAGGAACGTCTACCAGGAGCAGTACCTCGGACCCATCAGGGAGAGCACAATTCTGGCGCTGGAGCCCGCGACAGGAGCGATGAAATACGATTGGGGCAAGAACTT CTTCTACATGCCGCACGGCCTAACCGTGGATCCCGAGGACAACGTCTGGGTGACGGATGTGGCCATGCATCAAGTCTTCAAGTTTCCGCCCCGCGGAGGCGATGGAAAACCGCTGCTCACGCTTGGCACGGCCTTCAAACCCGGTTCCGGCAAGAAGTTCTGCAAGCCCACGTCTGTGGCGGTGCTGGACAATGGGGACTTCTTTGTGGCGGACGGATACTGCAACGCTCGCATCCTCAAGTACTCGCGTGCGGGTGAACTGATTACCTCTTGGGGTCAGAACTCCTTCTCGGGCGTCTCGTACGACGTGGCGCCTCAGAATTACTTTGCTATCCCCCACGCCCTGACCCTTGTTCCAGAGTTGGAGCTGCTCTGTGCAGCGGACCGCGAGAATGGGAGGGTGCAGTGCTTTTTCTCCAGAAACGGCACCTTCCATTCGCAGTACCACAGCCAGCTGATAGGCGATCGCCTGTTCAGCATGGCCTACACCCCGGCATCGG GTGGCCAGCTGGTCATAGTAAACGGACCCACCGCCGAGCTGGGCATCCATCCGGAGCACTATAATGAGGTGCACGGCTTTGTACTGAGCATGCGCAGCAAGCAGCTGGTCTCCAAGTTCGGGCCCAACAATCTCGAGTTCCATAATCCGCACGACGTGGCCGTCACCACCGATGGCAATGAGATCTACGTGGCCGAGCTGGCTCCCATGCGCATTCACAAGTTTGTGCACAGATCGCTGACGAAACCGTTGTCTCTGTCGGCCACAAAGGACACCAGTAACATCGGGACCGGCAAAGCTGGTCAGGAGAATGCGGCGCCGGGACAGACGGTACATCATCCCAGCGGTAAGGCCATACTGGTGGCCTCACTCATGCTGTTGTTCGCCGGCTCCACCTTTGCTCTGGCTCTGCTCTTCGCCCGTCGGCGGAAACGAG TGCACGCCAGATCGCAGATCTTTGCATGA
- the Pdrg1 gene encoding p53 and DNA damage-regulated protein 1 has translation MSKSDLDKSIELITKTEELADKILSNKLELKAMDKRRQDTRQAMRLINKSEDKKVWITIGSMLVKVQREKALELLKKDQDQIEQQINLMYSEQKVLVNKHRDLEFKSPYSGTHLKALEKKEFDALKANLPLL, from the exons ATGTCGAAATCAGACCTAGACAAAAGCATCGAACTAATTACGAAGACCGAGGAGCTGGCCGACAAGATTCTCTCCAACAAGCTAGAGCTGAAGGCGATGGACAAACGGCGCCAGGATACGCGTCAGGCAATGCGGCTGATAAATAAATCGGAGGACAAGAAAGTTTGGATCACCATTGGCAGCATGTTGGTCAAAGTGCAGCGGGAGAAGGCCCTGGAACTGCTGAAAAAAG ATCAAGACCAAATCGAGCAGCAAATAAACCTTATGTACTCGGAACAAAAGGTTTTGGTCAACAAGCATCGGGATTTGGAGTTCAAATCGCCCTATTCTGGAACACACTTGAAAGCCTTGGAAAAGAAGGAGTTTGATGCGCTTAAAGCTAATCTACCATTGCTGTAA
- the LOC108078332 gene encoding ubiquitin carboxyl-terminal hydrolase 7-like, which yields MDKITVLNNGVEVKQLSHPAGFDASVILSWKIFLRLRYDAHFYSSQQSNLTKTISLSNTTKMTTNQSNEEVDAALEIWIQNLSLADPVNPSRADATHRFFVRHVGMLEEMVQSPPFTLRTMQWSIRVIPNSMGLGVFVHCSGKHDSPNWSCNAAIEFRLLNNVPGVEYYLVKGPIYHIFNAEEDDYGYGVFISWKKLLCLAYAHRGIMLEVKVTADALQGLDN from the exons ATGGATAAAATAACAGTTTTGAATAATGGAGTCGAAGTAAAGCAACTTTCGCATCCGGCCGGTTTCGATGCATCTGTAATATTGTCTTGGAAAATCTTTTTGCGACTTCGATATGACGCACACTTTTACAGCAGCCAACAGAGCAATCTCACAAAGACGA TTTCATTGTCGAATACGACCAAAATGACCACCAACCAGTCTAACGAAGAGGTGGACGCGGCACTGGAGATTTGGATCCAAAATCTGAGTCTTGCCGACCCAGTAAACCCATCGAGGGCTGATGCCACACATCGTTTCTTTGTACGCCATGTGGGAATGCTGGAAGAAATGGTTCAATCGCCGCCCTTTACACTCAGAACGATGCAGTGGAGCATTCGGGTGATACCAAATAGTATGGGGCTGGGCGTCTTCGTGCATTGCAGCGGGAAGCACGATTCTCCCAACTGGTCGTGCAACGCCGCCATTGAGTTTCGGCTTTTGAACAACGTGCCCGGCGTGGAGTACTACCTAGTCAAAGGACCCATCTACCACATATTCAATGCGGAGGAGGACGACTACGGCTACGGAGTATTCATAAGCTGGAAAAAGCTATTGTGTCTAGCCTACGCCCACAGAGGTATCATGCTGGAGGTGAAAGTCACTGCGGATGCTCTGCAAGGTCTGGATAACTAG